The Congregibacter litoralis KT71 genome contains a region encoding:
- a CDS encoding YgfZ/GcvT domain-containing protein, which produces MDSFACFLPGEAMLHLRGSKVPEFLQGQLTCDTRKLGPERALMGALCNVKGRVLSDLTVLYVSDAHLILRLRRSVAATIAKTLERYAQFSRISVELAAEEHSILGLGGRDFAAECAIDGDRSDAADSASNTVSPGSLPVTLRDDALLLQRGPGHGEVIAIDDAPARALASQGTASGSQADVDPVTSWEAATLRTGHYALELEDLECFTPQALNYDLSGLVAFDKGCYTGQEIVARLHYKGRSKKRLQIFEGPETLGPIARDTSLQGESGEIVGSCLRRASYGNGRALIAGEVHSDHLNQTLFLPGGERLDAITPPYLSS; this is translated from the coding sequence TTGGATAGTTTTGCCTGTTTTCTCCCCGGAGAAGCGATGCTTCATCTGCGGGGCAGTAAAGTGCCTGAATTTTTGCAGGGGCAGCTGACCTGCGACACGCGCAAGTTAGGGCCCGAGCGTGCGCTCATGGGAGCGTTGTGCAATGTAAAAGGTCGCGTGCTCAGTGACCTCACGGTGCTGTATGTGAGCGATGCCCACCTGATCCTGCGACTCCGTCGCTCCGTCGCCGCTACCATCGCCAAAACCCTTGAGCGCTATGCGCAATTCTCCCGAATCAGCGTTGAACTCGCGGCCGAGGAGCACTCCATCCTGGGTTTGGGCGGTAGGGATTTCGCTGCGGAATGTGCGATAGATGGCGACAGGAGTGATGCCGCAGATAGTGCCTCGAACACGGTCTCCCCCGGTTCCCTGCCCGTGACCCTCCGCGATGATGCACTGCTTTTGCAGCGCGGACCCGGTCACGGCGAGGTCATCGCCATCGACGACGCTCCTGCCCGGGCGCTGGCTTCCCAAGGTACAGCATCCGGTTCACAAGCTGATGTAGACCCCGTGACATCCTGGGAGGCAGCGACACTGCGCACGGGGCATTACGCGCTGGAACTGGAGGACCTTGAATGCTTCACCCCCCAGGCTTTGAACTACGATCTCAGCGGTCTGGTCGCTTTTGACAAGGGGTGCTACACCGGCCAGGAAATCGTTGCGCGACTTCACTACAAGGGCCGCAGCAAAAAACGCCTGCAAATTTTCGAGGGTCCGGAGACCCTGGGACCCATAGCGCGCGATACGTCCCTGCAGGGCGAATCTGGAGAGATCGTTGGCAGCTGCCTGCGCCGCGCGTCCTACGGGAACGGCCGCGCCCTGATCGCAGGCGAGGTTCACAGCGACCATTTGAATCAAACGCTTTTCTTACCCGGGGGTGAGCGACTCGATGCGATAACCCCGCCGTACCTGAGCTCCTGA
- the nadB gene encoding L-aspartate oxidase, whose amino-acid sequence MSTHYRHDVVIIGRGAAGLSLALRLPRDYRIAVLSKGDVKQSSTYWAQGGMAAVLHARDSVDAHVEDTLRAGAGLCHRDAVELTVSHSRETVDWLASLGVDFDLREDMDASQSPEYHLAQEGGHSHRRIVHAADRTGGAIGEVLEERARQADNIDLLPGRIAVDLVVRDGRCKGIYVLDEKEDRVDLFEAGAVVLASGGASKVYLYTSNPDGASGDGIAMAWRAGCRVANLEFNQFHPTCLYHPDAKSFLITEALRGEGAYLTLPNGERFMPAFDERAELAPRDIVARAIDHEMKRLGADCVYLDISHQDSDFVRQHFPTIYERCLEFGIDITKDRIPVVPAAHYTCGGIMVDAHGCTDVEGLYAIGECSFTGLHGANRMASNSLLECLVYAQAAAKHIEAQAAQHSSDDSPLPWDESQVTDSDEDVVISHNWHELRRFMWDYVGIVRTNKRLQRALRRAELLQGEIAEYYSNYKVTNDLLELRNLAMVAELMIRCAMERRESRGLHFTLDYPDLLPDPADTVLAPDNYRHR is encoded by the coding sequence ATGAGCACGCACTATCGCCATGACGTCGTGATCATAGGACGCGGCGCCGCAGGTCTCTCCCTGGCATTACGCCTGCCCCGGGACTATCGCATCGCGGTATTGTCAAAGGGTGATGTCAAACAGAGCTCCACCTACTGGGCGCAAGGCGGTATGGCCGCGGTCCTCCATGCAAGGGACAGCGTCGATGCCCATGTGGAGGATACGCTCCGCGCCGGCGCCGGACTCTGCCATCGGGACGCGGTAGAGCTGACGGTGTCGCACAGCCGGGAAACCGTCGACTGGCTGGCCTCCCTCGGTGTGGACTTTGATCTTCGGGAGGACATGGACGCCAGCCAGTCGCCGGAATATCACCTCGCTCAGGAAGGCGGCCATAGTCATCGCAGAATTGTCCACGCGGCAGATCGCACGGGCGGCGCCATTGGCGAGGTTCTCGAAGAGCGCGCACGACAGGCGGACAATATCGATTTGCTACCTGGACGGATTGCCGTGGATCTGGTCGTTCGCGATGGACGATGCAAGGGCATTTATGTCCTCGACGAAAAAGAAGACCGCGTGGATCTCTTTGAAGCCGGTGCTGTAGTCCTTGCCAGTGGTGGTGCCAGCAAGGTCTATCTCTATACCAGCAATCCTGACGGCGCCAGCGGCGATGGTATTGCCATGGCCTGGCGCGCCGGCTGCCGGGTGGCAAATCTGGAGTTCAATCAGTTCCACCCCACCTGCCTTTATCATCCCGATGCGAAGTCTTTTCTTATTACCGAGGCACTGCGCGGGGAAGGTGCCTATCTCACCCTGCCAAACGGCGAGCGCTTTATGCCGGCCTTTGATGAACGCGCGGAGCTCGCGCCGCGAGACATCGTGGCCCGGGCCATCGATCATGAGATGAAGCGACTTGGCGCGGATTGCGTGTACCTTGACATCTCCCACCAGGACTCGGACTTTGTTCGCCAGCACTTTCCGACGATTTATGAACGCTGCCTTGAATTCGGTATCGATATCACCAAAGACCGGATTCCCGTGGTGCCCGCCGCCCATTACACCTGCGGCGGCATCATGGTAGATGCCCACGGCTGCACGGACGTCGAAGGCCTGTACGCCATCGGGGAATGCTCATTTACCGGTTTACACGGCGCCAATCGCATGGCGAGCAACTCCCTCCTGGAATGCCTGGTCTATGCCCAAGCGGCGGCAAAGCACATCGAAGCCCAGGCGGCACAGCACAGCAGCGATGACAGCCCCCTCCCCTGGGACGAAAGCCAGGTGACAGACTCCGATGAGGACGTGGTCATTTCTCACAACTGGCATGAACTGCGACGCTTCATGTGGGATTACGTGGGCATTGTCCGCACCAACAAACGTCTCCAGCGGGCCCTGCGGCGCGCCGAACTCCTCCAGGGCGAGATCGCGGAGTACTACAGCAACTACAAGGTCACCAACGACCTCCTCGAGCTACGAAATCTGGCCATGGTGGCGGAGCTAATGATTCGCTGCGCCATGGAGCGCAGAGAGAGCCGGGGCCTGCATTTCACCCTCGATTATCCGGATTTACTGCCCGACCCGGCGGACACGGTCCTCGCTCCCGACAATTACCGTCACCGCTGA
- a CDS encoding succinate dehydrogenase assembly factor 2, giving the protein MDEEHKRMRWASRRGMLELDLILEPFVRLHYPHLDEAGRERYRSLMSCQDQELFDWFLRKQIPEDGEHAQMVQTILDARRPEDTPP; this is encoded by the coding sequence ATGGACGAGGAACATAAACGAATGCGCTGGGCCAGTCGCCGGGGCATGCTTGAGCTGGACCTCATACTTGAGCCCTTTGTGCGCCTGCACTACCCCCACCTGGATGAAGCGGGGCGGGAGCGCTATCGCTCACTCATGAGCTGTCAGGATCAGGAGCTTTTCGATTGGTTTTTGCGCAAGCAGATACCTGAGGATGGCGAGCACGCTCAGATGGTGCAGACCATCCTCGATGCCCGACGGCCTGAGGATACGCCTCCGTAA
- the lepA gene encoding translation elongation factor 4, which yields MSDLDHIRNFSIIAHIDHGKSTLADRFIQHCGGLSSREMQAQVLDSMDIERERGITIKAQSVTLDYQAKNGETYQLNFIDTPGHVDFSYEVSRSLEACEGALLVVDAGQGVEAQSVANCYTAIELGLEVLPILNKMDLPQADPDRVRLEIEEIIGIDATEACLVSAKSGLGIEDALEYLVEHIPPPEGDREAPLQALIIDSWFDNYLGVVSLVRVKQGVLTRRDRIITKSTGKQHQVDGVGIFTPKREARERLEAGEVGYVVAGIKDILGAPVGDTLVHAKTPDVPSLPGFKMVKPQVYAGIFTVSTDDYEDFRDALGKLTLNDASLFYEPETSDALGFGFRCGFLGMLHMEIIQERLEREYDLDLITTAPTVVYEVLTKRGETLRVDNPSALPDMGDVDEMREPIARCNILVPQDYLGNVITLCVEKRGEQKDMQFLGSQVSLTYDIPMADVVLDFFDRLKSVSRGYASLDYSFDRFETATLSRLDVLINGDRVDALALIVHRDQVEYRGRQLTEKMKELIPRQMFDVAIQAAVGGKIVARQTVKALRKNVTAKCYGGDVSRKRKLLDKQKAGKKRMKQVGRVEIPQSAFLAVLKVD from the coding sequence TTGAGTGACCTCGATCACATACGCAATTTTTCCATCATCGCCCATATTGACCATGGGAAGTCGACGCTGGCTGATCGCTTTATTCAGCACTGCGGAGGACTGAGTTCCCGCGAAATGCAGGCTCAGGTGCTCGATTCCATGGATATCGAGCGCGAACGGGGGATTACCATCAAGGCCCAGAGCGTCACCCTCGACTATCAGGCCAAAAATGGAGAGACCTACCAGCTGAACTTCATTGATACGCCGGGGCACGTGGATTTTTCCTACGAGGTCTCGCGTTCCCTGGAGGCCTGTGAAGGTGCACTGTTGGTGGTGGACGCAGGGCAGGGGGTGGAAGCGCAGTCCGTAGCCAATTGCTACACCGCCATCGAGCTGGGATTGGAAGTTCTCCCGATTCTCAACAAGATGGATCTGCCCCAGGCGGATCCGGATCGTGTGCGACTCGAGATCGAAGAAATCATCGGCATCGACGCCACGGAAGCCTGCCTGGTATCGGCAAAATCCGGCCTCGGTATCGAAGATGCGCTGGAGTATCTCGTGGAGCACATCCCGCCTCCGGAGGGAGACCGCGAGGCACCTCTTCAGGCGCTGATCATTGACAGCTGGTTTGATAACTATCTTGGCGTTGTTTCCCTGGTGCGGGTCAAGCAGGGCGTGCTGACACGCCGGGACCGCATCATTACCAAGTCCACGGGCAAGCAACACCAGGTGGATGGTGTAGGCATTTTTACACCCAAGCGCGAAGCCCGGGAGCGCCTGGAGGCGGGCGAGGTGGGCTACGTCGTGGCGGGAATCAAGGATATTCTCGGCGCCCCCGTAGGCGACACCCTGGTGCATGCCAAGACGCCCGATGTGCCGTCTTTGCCGGGTTTCAAGATGGTCAAGCCCCAGGTCTATGCGGGCATCTTTACCGTGTCCACAGACGACTATGAGGATTTCCGCGACGCCCTGGGAAAACTCACCCTCAACGATGCTTCGCTGTTCTACGAACCGGAAACCTCCGATGCCCTGGGCTTCGGTTTCCGCTGCGGTTTTCTGGGCATGCTCCACATGGAGATTATTCAGGAACGGCTGGAGCGGGAATACGATCTCGATCTCATTACCACGGCGCCCACGGTGGTGTATGAGGTGCTGACCAAACGCGGTGAAACCCTGCGCGTGGACAATCCCTCGGCGCTGCCGGATATGGGTGATGTGGATGAAATGCGCGAGCCTATTGCGCGCTGCAACATTCTGGTTCCCCAGGACTATCTGGGTAATGTCATCACCCTCTGCGTGGAGAAACGGGGAGAGCAGAAGGATATGCAGTTTCTGGGGTCCCAGGTCTCCCTGACCTACGACATCCCCATGGCCGACGTGGTTCTCGATTTCTTTGATCGCCTGAAGTCCGTAAGCCGCGGTTATGCTTCTCTTGATTACAGCTTCGATCGTTTTGAGACCGCCACGCTGTCGCGGCTGGATGTGCTGATAAACGGTGATCGCGTGGACGCCCTTGCCCTGATTGTGCATCGCGACCAGGTGGAATATCGCGGACGGCAGCTGACGGAGAAGATGAAGGAACTGATTCCCCGGCAGATGTTCGACGTCGCTATTCAGGCGGCCGTGGGCGGCAAGATCGTCGCACGGCAGACCGTGAAGGCCCTGCGGAAAAACGTGACGGCGAAATGCTACGGCGGCGATGTCAGCCGAAAGCGTAAACTGTTGGACAAGCAGAAGGCCGGCAAGAAGCGCATGAAGCAGGTCGGGCGCGTGGAGATACCGCAGTCCGCTTTTCTTGCCGTTTTGAAAGTCGATTGA
- the lepB gene encoding signal peptidase I has protein sequence MSLDFPLILVILVFGTGLIWLADRILWAPGRQKSLDALCEQFPEWNQEGTADARQFASSAETLPRESTIVEYSRSFFPVLAVVFVLRSFIAEPFQIPSSSMVPTLEVGDYILVNKFIYGIRLPVVRTKVFSISEPERGDVMVFFPPHLNKTYYIKRVIGLPGDVVSYRSKRLYVNGEPIPFEPLAVVPDGRSRYQMGMSELGGKSHLQQINLMRPGRDFTVTVKPGHYFMMGDNRDNSSDSRVWGQVSERDIVGKAFAIWMHWDSLFSIPSFDRVGGIE, from the coding sequence ATGTCGCTTGATTTCCCCCTTATTCTGGTGATCCTGGTGTTTGGTACGGGCCTGATCTGGCTCGCCGATCGCATTCTCTGGGCGCCCGGGCGGCAGAAAAGCCTGGACGCGCTCTGCGAGCAGTTCCCCGAGTGGAATCAGGAGGGCACTGCCGATGCCCGGCAGTTTGCGTCCTCTGCCGAGACCCTGCCCCGGGAGTCCACCATCGTGGAGTATTCCCGTTCCTTTTTTCCGGTGCTTGCCGTGGTGTTTGTGCTGCGCAGCTTTATTGCAGAGCCCTTTCAGATTCCCTCCTCGTCCATGGTGCCGACCCTTGAGGTAGGTGATTACATTCTGGTTAACAAGTTTATCTACGGCATTCGTCTGCCCGTGGTGAGAACCAAGGTGTTTTCCATCAGCGAGCCGGAGCGGGGTGATGTCATGGTGTTTTTTCCGCCCCACCTCAACAAGACCTACTACATCAAGCGGGTGATCGGACTGCCCGGTGATGTAGTCAGCTATCGCAGCAAGCGTCTGTACGTCAATGGCGAGCCCATTCCCTTTGAGCCTCTGGCGGTGGTGCCCGACGGACGCTCCCGCTATCAGATGGGAATGTCAGAACTCGGCGGCAAGAGCCATTTGCAGCAGATTAACCTTATGCGTCCGGGAAGAGACTTTACCGTGACGGTAAAACCGGGACATTACTTCATGATGGGCGATAATCGTGATAACAGCTCCGACAGCCGCGTTTGGGGGCAGGTGAGTGAGCGCGATATAGTGGGCAAGGCGTTTGCTATCTGGATGCATTGGGATTCGCTGTTCAGCATTCCCAGTTTTGACCGTGTGGGTGGCATCGAATAG
- a CDS encoding DUF4845 domain-containing protein, which yields MKTNNRQQGMGMLGMLIIAVMVGFFVMSGIRIAPGLIEYQTVRELVIEAAEEFDDEEDTIADIRRQLSGSFNMNQIKSIGPRDVDITRENGKVVLNANYEDRIPLFWRIDAVVKYDDLVFIAGERYSDD from the coding sequence ATGAAAACAAACAACAGGCAGCAGGGTATGGGCATGCTTGGCATGCTGATTATTGCCGTGATGGTGGGCTTCTTCGTGATGTCCGGCATACGCATCGCGCCCGGCCTCATCGAGTATCAGACGGTCCGTGAACTGGTTATTGAGGCGGCGGAAGAGTTTGATGACGAAGAGGACACGATAGCGGATATTCGCCGACAGCTGTCCGGCAGCTTCAACATGAATCAGATCAAGTCCATCGGACCGCGCGACGTGGACATCACCCGGGAGAACGGCAAGGTTGTGTTAAATGCCAACTATGAAGACCGTATACCCCTGTTCTGGCGCATCGATGCCGTGGTCAAGTATGACGACCTGGTGTTTATAGCCGGCGAGCGTTACAGCGACGACTGA
- the rpoE gene encoding RNA polymerase sigma factor RpoE, whose translation MTASVTDKQLVVRVQKGDKSAFDLLVIKYQQKIMSLISRYVHDADEVQDVAQEAFIKAYRALPNFRGDSAFYTWLYRIAINTAKNHLVSRSRRPPGSDVDVDDAQYLEAGDALRDRESPENALFGEELRVKVHTALDDLPDDLRTAVTLREFDGLSYEEIAAVMECPVGTVRSRIFRAREAIDKIVQQQMDGH comes from the coding sequence TTGACCGCTTCGGTCACAGATAAGCAGTTGGTTGTGCGGGTTCAGAAGGGCGATAAAAGCGCCTTTGATCTGCTGGTGATCAAGTATCAGCAAAAGATCATGAGCCTTATCAGCCGCTACGTGCATGATGCCGACGAAGTGCAGGATGTTGCCCAGGAAGCGTTTATCAAAGCGTACCGGGCGCTCCCGAACTTTCGCGGCGACAGTGCGTTTTATACCTGGCTTTATCGCATTGCGATCAACACCGCGAAAAATCACCTGGTGTCGCGATCGAGACGACCACCGGGGTCAGACGTGGATGTTGATGACGCTCAGTATCTGGAGGCCGGTGACGCGCTGCGCGATCGAGAATCGCCGGAGAATGCGCTGTTTGGGGAGGAATTGCGGGTCAAGGTGCATACAGCGCTGGACGATCTTCCCGATGATTTGAGAACCGCGGTAACTTTACGGGAATTTGATGGTCTTAGTTATGAGGAGATCGCGGCGGTTATGGAATGCCCCGTGGGAACCGTGCGTTCGAGAATATTCAGGGCCCGCGAAGCCATCGACAAGATCGTGCAACAGCAGATGGATGGTCATTGA
- a CDS encoding MucB/RseB C-terminal domain-containing protein, translated as MLSLAAAFTLAQPQCDALAPSVARLLQAMSSNAQRGNYSGVVTLQRGNDMQIMELSHRVENGQASEELSRLTGQDALVERTDHPTDCMHPGHQLLRSAEIIDGSFCGLASVYRFRVQPGDRIAGRASLRLRVEPKDMYRFGHVLELDQDTALILKSSTFAADQSVLEQFQFASISMAPRQPADAVVEYEATHPHPHESEHLRRGVAWDLAWLPEGFMPTDSVPKESQRKSYTDGLASFSVFLEPLGAAIKPGEGVERQGSTVAYTRGTLLDRRPVLVTVLGEIPTNTARMLADSVRLQ; from the coding sequence TTGCTGAGCCTGGCAGCGGCCTTCACCCTTGCCCAGCCGCAATGCGACGCCCTGGCTCCCTCCGTGGCGCGCCTGCTCCAGGCGATGTCCAGCAATGCCCAGCGGGGGAATTACAGCGGCGTCGTGACGCTGCAACGGGGCAATGACATGCAGATTATGGAGCTGTCCCACCGTGTCGAAAATGGGCAGGCGTCGGAAGAGCTGTCCCGTCTTACCGGTCAGGACGCGCTCGTCGAACGAACAGATCACCCCACGGATTGCATGCATCCCGGTCATCAGCTCCTGCGATCCGCAGAGATCATTGATGGTTCTTTTTGCGGCCTCGCGTCGGTGTATCGCTTCCGAGTGCAGCCCGGCGACAGAATCGCTGGCCGGGCCTCCCTGCGACTGCGCGTCGAGCCCAAGGACATGTATCGCTTCGGACACGTGCTGGAGTTGGATCAGGATACTGCTCTCATATTGAAGTCATCGACTTTTGCGGCAGATCAAAGCGTGCTGGAGCAGTTCCAGTTTGCGAGCATCTCCATGGCGCCCCGCCAGCCCGCGGATGCGGTGGTGGAGTACGAGGCGACCCATCCTCATCCCCATGAGTCCGAGCATCTGCGTCGGGGCGTCGCCTGGGACCTCGCATGGTTGCCCGAGGGTTTCATGCCCACCGATTCCGTCCCCAAGGAGTCCCAGCGAAAAAGCTACACCGATGGTCTTGCCTCCTTCTCGGTGTTTCTGGAGCCCCTCGGTGCCGCCATCAAACCCGGAGAGGGCGTTGAGCGCCAGGGCAGTACCGTTGCCTATACCCGTGGCACGCTGCTGGACAGACGCCCGGTGCTGGTGACGGTGCTCGGTGAGATTCCAACAAACACGGCGCGTATGCTCGCCGATTCCGTGCGGCTTCAATGA
- a CDS encoding DegQ family serine endoprotease → MTYRFGAARFAVLTVTVLALLLSAVPGQALELPDFRGIVKEQSPAVVKIIVEASSRGPSQIDEQEIPEFLRRYFQMPNPPQGPQQERMATGSGFIISDDGFVVTNHHVVEDADLVTVRLSDRREYEAEVVGLDPRSDLALLRIDAEDLPYLVLGADDALEVGEWVLAIGSPFGLDYSVTAGIVSAKGRSLPTRSRENYVPFIQTDVAINPGNSGGPLFNLKGEVVGVNSQIFTTRAGGSIGLSFAIPVNVVRNVVAQLKEDGTVTRGWLGVTIQNVDRNLGESFGLDRPRGALISQIASDGPASEAGLEPGDIIIEFDGESIETSADLPHVVGLIAPGTEVEVLIVRDRKEKTIEVEVGGLDADDSVDQAYRNGDGEGERGGRLGIVVEEAPEEVLSRWDLAGGVVVRSIQPDSPAAEAGLQPGDVITAVGASPVQSLEDFSEIIGGLDEGASVPLRLIRRGSPLFIGLRLED, encoded by the coding sequence ATGACTTATCGTTTCGGAGCCGCGCGATTCGCGGTGTTAACCGTCACAGTCCTCGCCCTGTTGCTGTCGGCTGTGCCCGGCCAGGCGCTGGAGCTGCCGGATTTCCGGGGAATCGTTAAGGAGCAGTCCCCCGCGGTGGTGAAAATCATCGTCGAGGCGAGCAGCCGGGGCCCGTCACAGATTGACGAGCAGGAAATCCCCGAGTTCCTCCGACGCTATTTTCAGATGCCTAATCCACCCCAGGGTCCCCAGCAGGAGCGCATGGCAACGGGCTCGGGTTTTATCATTTCCGATGACGGCTTTGTGGTAACCAATCACCACGTTGTGGAAGACGCCGACCTTGTCACGGTACGACTGTCGGACCGCCGGGAATATGAGGCGGAAGTGGTAGGCCTCGACCCTCGGTCGGATCTCGCGCTCCTTCGCATTGACGCGGAAGATCTTCCTTATCTGGTGCTGGGAGCGGATGATGCCCTGGAGGTCGGTGAATGGGTCCTCGCCATCGGTTCACCCTTCGGCCTGGACTACTCCGTAACCGCAGGCATCGTGAGTGCCAAGGGCCGCAGCCTGCCCACGCGCAGCCGCGAGAATTACGTGCCTTTCATTCAGACGGATGTTGCCATCAATCCGGGTAACTCCGGCGGCCCTCTGTTCAATCTCAAGGGTGAAGTCGTGGGCGTGAACTCCCAGATTTTCACCACCCGTGCCGGAGGATCCATCGGTTTGTCCTTTGCGATACCCGTAAACGTGGTACGCAATGTGGTTGCGCAATTGAAGGAAGACGGCACCGTCACCCGCGGCTGGTTGGGCGTGACCATCCAGAACGTGGACCGCAATCTCGGCGAATCCTTCGGTTTGGATCGACCCCGAGGGGCGCTGATCTCACAGATTGCCAGCGATGGGCCTGCCAGCGAGGCGGGTCTCGAGCCCGGCGATATCATTATCGAGTTCGATGGGGAATCCATAGAAACCTCCGCTGATCTGCCGCACGTGGTGGGATTGATTGCGCCGGGCACGGAAGTGGAAGTGCTCATTGTCCGAGACCGCAAGGAAAAAACCATCGAAGTCGAGGTGGGCGGTCTTGATGCGGATGACAGCGTCGACCAGGCGTACCGCAATGGCGACGGTGAAGGAGAGCGCGGTGGACGTCTCGGTATTGTCGTGGAGGAAGCCCCGGAAGAAGTGCTGTCACGCTGGGACCTTGCTGGCGGTGTCGTCGTGCGGAGCATCCAGCCCGACTCTCCCGCTGCAGAGGCGGGATTACAGCCCGGCGATGTGATTACCGCCGTCGGGGCATCACCGGTGCAGTCCCTCGAGGACTTCAGTGAGATCATCGGGGGACTGGACGAGGGGGCATCCGTGCCTTTGCGCCTGATCCGTCGCGGCTCTCCCTTGTTCATCGGGCTTCGTCTTGAAGACTAA
- a CDS encoding sigma-E factor negative regulatory protein: protein MRNAESNSPEITAAETLSALADDEAQELELRRVLRDLDGSPELRARWYRLHVARTALSGETVRPSVDFAGSVRAAIDAEPALEQGSSGNWRRTLGSFAVAASVATVVVLGGQQLAATSSNSDRDLVARVAPLPVGVVNTTGAVPVRASFGTRAVPTLEPADRTAYRELARQRLRRYSQEHAEHASLNTPQGMLPFARVPVIEQ from the coding sequence ATGCGTAACGCCGAGAGCAATAGTCCGGAAATTACGGCGGCAGAAACCTTGTCGGCGCTGGCCGATGACGAGGCCCAGGAGCTGGAGCTCCGCCGGGTGCTTCGAGACCTGGACGGTTCACCGGAGCTGCGGGCACGCTGGTATCGCCTACATGTGGCCAGAACAGCGCTGTCGGGTGAGACCGTGCGTCCGTCCGTCGATTTTGCAGGGTCCGTGCGTGCCGCCATCGACGCGGAGCCCGCTTTGGAGCAGGGAAGCTCCGGTAACTGGCGCCGTACCCTGGGCAGTTTTGCCGTGGCGGCTTCCGTGGCGACGGTCGTTGTCCTGGGAGGACAGCAATTGGCGGCCACCTCATCAAATAGCGACAGAGATCTCGTGGCCCGGGTGGCGCCTCTCCCCGTGGGAGTGGTCAACACCACGGGAGCCGTACCCGTAAGGGCGAGCTTTGGTACCCGGGCCGTGCCCACGCTGGAGCCTGCGGATCGCACTGCCTACCGTGAATTGGCGCGGCAACGCCTGCGCCGCTACAGCCAGGAGCACGCCGAGCACGCCTCTCTCAATACGCCCCAGGGCATGCTCCCGTTTGCACGCGTGCCGGTGATTGAGCAGTAA
- a CDS encoding SoxR reducing system RseC family protein, whose protein sequence is MLTESARVVAVEETAVWVETLRQSSCGSCAARAGCGHGMLNSARAGVSKGLLKAALPADKTLEVSLHDTVEISVPEQGFLRAAWLLYAMPLLTMLLAAGLADHFWASSGLSQAAMDLRVTVAAASGLGAGLLLLRFLSRRMSADPDLQPRVTGVS, encoded by the coding sequence ATGCTCACTGAAAGCGCCCGGGTAGTGGCAGTAGAAGAGACTGCCGTATGGGTGGAAACCCTGCGGCAGTCAAGCTGCGGTAGCTGCGCCGCCCGCGCCGGATGCGGGCACGGCATGCTCAACAGCGCCCGCGCAGGTGTTTCAAAGGGTTTGTTGAAGGCGGCATTGCCTGCCGACAAAACCCTGGAGGTGAGTCTTCATGACACGGTGGAAATCTCCGTGCCCGAGCAGGGGTTTCTTCGTGCGGCGTGGCTGCTGTACGCGATGCCCCTGCTCACCATGCTCCTCGCTGCGGGCCTTGCGGACCATTTCTGGGCATCCTCGGGGCTGAGCCAGGCTGCCATGGATCTTCGGGTCACCGTCGCGGCGGCGTCAGGTCTGGGGGCAGGGTTGCTGCTCCTGAGATTCCTGAGTCGGCGCATGAGTGCCGACCCGGATCTGCAACCCCGGGTGACGGGCGTCAGCTGA
- the ung gene encoding uracil-DNA glycosylase, translating to MPDYTVPDAWRDLLRSELDADYMLGLSDFIAARRDSGAAVFPPREQVFNAFVHTPPEDLRVVILGQDPYHQPGQAHGLSFSVNRGVPVPPSLRNIFRELEEDLGISAPRHGCLEAWAKQGVLLLNTVLTVEEGNPGSHRGKGWELFTDAVIALLAKRSEPLVFFLWGSQAQRKAGFIDGQKHCVLKAPHPSPLSAYRGFFGCGHFGKANAFLRARGREPINWSIDS from the coding sequence ATGCCTGACTACACTGTTCCCGACGCCTGGCGCGATTTGCTGAGAAGCGAGTTGGACGCGGACTATATGCTCGGACTCAGCGATTTTATCGCCGCGCGACGAGATAGCGGCGCTGCCGTGTTTCCGCCGCGAGAGCAGGTGTTCAACGCTTTTGTCCACACGCCTCCCGAAGACCTGCGGGTTGTGATTCTTGGACAGGATCCTTACCACCAGCCGGGACAGGCCCACGGACTGAGTTTCTCCGTGAATCGGGGTGTACCCGTGCCGCCATCTTTGCGGAACATCTTTCGGGAACTTGAGGAAGACCTGGGAATAAGCGCCCCGCGACACGGATGTCTTGAAGCCTGGGCGAAGCAGGGCGTATTGCTGCTCAATACGGTACTAACCGTGGAAGAAGGGAACCCCGGTTCCCACCGGGGCAAAGGCTGGGAGCTGTTCACGGATGCGGTGATAGCCCTGCTCGCCAAGAGGTCCGAGCCTCTGGTGTTTTTTTTGTGGGGATCCCAGGCGCAAAGGAAGGCGGGCTTCATAGACGGGCAGAAGCACTGCGTGCTTAAAGCGCCCCATCCATCGCCCCTAAGCGCCTACCGGGGTTTTTTTGGCTGTGGGCATTTCGGCAAGGCCAATGCGTTTTTGCGCGCCCGGGGTCGTGAACCCATAAACTGGTCCATCGACTCTTAG